A section of the Humulus lupulus chromosome 2, drHumLupu1.1, whole genome shotgun sequence genome encodes:
- the LOC133820040 gene encoding serine/threonine-protein kinase PBS1-like, translating to MRCFEFSSFWCCGSNSSKHSIPKKTKITTSNDDEEEEAINSQNQPPQHSHIIQEPSSTSSGAAEEHNNNSLNPRSNLPQIFTYNELVAATNNFSDFVKVGAFGYVFKGTLPNSNQVVIVKTVGETEYIVETHMLSILRHPNLITLFGHYSQWTARTHLLVYEFMPLDSLEDHLFDHFPRTRRPLDWNTRMKIALGVAKGLEFLHRGIGRRPVVHGDLKPSNILLGEGFHPKLSHFGIARFIPTWPTTSANPSSTRQMDSIGYSAPEYIATGKLSIKADIYSFGVVLLQLITGNQAIVNRSHNGHIIWLCQWVQAMMEDKDNLRYIADLSLFDEYPEDCLEHALALAGMCVKNEAEERLTMIEVVHHLEILEANKYHSPNNDTM from the exons ATGAGGTGCTTCGAATTCAGCTCTTTCTGGTGTTGTGGGTCAAACTCATCAAAGCACAGTATTCCCAAGAAGACTAAAATCACTACTAGTAacgatgatgaagaagaagaagccatTAACAGCCAAAACCAACCTCCACAGCACTCACACATTATTCAAGAACCAtcttcaacttcatctg GAGCTGCAGAagaacataataataatagtttaaACCCTAGAAGTAACTTACCTCAAATATTCACTTATAATGAACTTGTAGCTGCAACAAACAACTTTTCTGATTTTGTTAAAGTTGGTGCATTTGGATACGTATTCAAAGGAACCTTACCAAATTCTAATCAg GTTGTAATAGTTAAAACGGTTGGAGAGACTGAGTATATAGTTGAAACTCACATGCTTTCAATTCTAAGGCATCCAAATCTCATCACTCTCTTTGGTCACTATTCTCAATGGACTGCTCGAACCCATCTTCTAGTTTATGAATTCATGCCTTTAGACTCCTTAGAGGACCATCTCTTTG ACCATTTTCCTCGAACAAGGAGGCCCTTAGATTGGAACACCAGAATGAAGATAGCTTTAGGTGTAGCCAAAGGACTAGAGTTTCTCCATCGTGGCATAGGCCGCCGACCAGTGGTGCATGGAGACCTAAAACCATCAAACATATTATTGGGTGAAGGGTTTCACCCAAAGCTCTCTCATTTTGGGATTGCAAGGTTTATCCCTACTTGGCCTACTACTAGTGCTAACCCTAGTTCTACAAGGCAAATGGACTCAATTGGTTACTCGGCTCCAGAGTACATTGCTACTGGAAAATTGTCCATTAAGGCTGACATTTATAGCTTTGGAGTGGTCTTGCTTCAGCTCATCACTGGAAATCAAGCCATCGTCAATAGGAGCCATAATGGTCACATAATATGGCTCTGTCAgtgg GTACAAGCCATGATGGAAGACAAAGATAATCTGAGATATATTGCTGATCTAAGTCTGTTCGATGAGTACCCAGAAGATTGTTTGGAACATGCATTGGCATTGGCTGGAATGTGTGTGAAAAATGAGGCTGAGGAAAGGCTTACCATGATCGAAGTGGTACACCATTTGGAGATTTTGGAGGCAAATAAGTACCATAGCCCAAATAATGATACCATGTAG